The Candidatus Dormiibacterota bacterium genome includes the window GCTGGTCCTCGCCGGGCTGGTCGCCGCCCTCCAGGTGCCCCTCGCCCTGCTCGACCTCCTCCGCGACCACCACCGCTACGGCTTCCTCGTCTATCTGGTGGTGACCCTGGCCCCGGTGTCGCTGCTCCAGCAGGCGCAGCTGCTCGCCGCCTATGTCATCGCCATGCCGGTGGCCGCCCGGCTGGCCCACGAGGGCCGGCCGATGCGCCTCTCCGAGACCATGTCGGTGGCGGCGATCGTGCTCATCCTGCTCTCCAGCCTGTGGCAGCTCGCCCTCCACCTCGGCGGCGGCCACGGGGTGGGGGAGAACGGCCAGGTGCACGCCGGCGCGCTCGCGGCGGGCGCCGCCGCCGACATCGGTGCGCTGGTCGGCGGCAGCCTCCTGTACCCGTGGCTCTACCGCCGCTTCTGGATGCGGCGGCGGAGGCTGCGCCGGTGACCGCCGGGGTGCGCTCCCTCTACCTCCACATCCCGTTCTGCGAGCGGAAGTGCGAGTACTGCGACTTCGCCTCGGTGGCGGGCCGGCGGGGCGAGGCCGCCTACGTCGAGGCGCTCCGCGGCGAGATCCGCCGGCTCGCCGCCGCGCTCCCCGGCACCGAGCTCGACACCGTCTTCATCGGCGGCGGCACCCCCGGGCTGATCGAGCCGGCCCGGCTGCGATCGGTGCTCGACGAGGTGCGCTCCGGCTTCGCGCTCACCCCCGGCGCCGAGGTCACGATCGAGGCCAACCCCTCCAGCACCGGCGCCGAGCGCGCCGCCGCCTGGCGCGAGGCGGGCTGCACCCGGGTCTCGCTCGGGGTGCAGAGCCTGGAGCCGGACGTGCTCACCTTCCTGGGGCGGGTGCACGGCCCCGAGCGCGCCCTCGCCGCGGTGGGGGAGGTGCGCGCCGGGGGCTTCGAGCGGCTCAGCTGCGACCTCATCTACGCCGTCCCCGGCCTCGACGACGCCCGCTGGTCCGCGACCGTCGAGCGCGTCCTCGAGCTCGACCCCGGCCACCTCTCCTGCTACGAGCTCACCGTCGAGGAGGGCACCCCGCTGCACCGCTCGGTGGGGCGCGGCGCGGTGCGGGTGGTCGACGCCGACACCGCCCTGCGCCAGCACTGGATCGCCGTGGACCTCGCCGCCGCCGCCGGCTACCGGCAGTACGAGGTCAGCAACCTCGCCCGGCCGGGTGCCGAGTGCCGCCACAACCTCGTCTACTGGGGCAACCACCACTACCTCGCCGCCGGCTGCGGCGCCCACGGCCACCTGCCCCCGGAGGCGGCGCGGTCGCTCGGCCTCGTCGACGACCCCGGCGACGCGGTCGCGGTGCGCTACTGGCACGTGCGCAGCCCCGACCGCTTCACCGCCATCGCCGGCGCCGGGCGGCTTCCCGTCGAGGGCATCGAGCTGGTGGGGGCCGCCGCCCACGAGGCGGAGCGGGTGATGGTCGGCCTCCGGCTCGCCGCCGGGGTGCGCCTGGCCGGGGAGGGCGCCCACCGGGAGGCGTCGGCGCTCGCCGCCCGTGGGCTGCTGGACTGGGACGGGGACACCGCCCGGGCCACCCGTCGCGGCCAGGAGGTGCTCAACGCCGTGGTCGAGCGGCTCGTCGAGGCGGGCTGACCGTACGGTCCGATGGCGTGCCCGGATTGGCGCGATGCGGAACGGTCACGACTTTTTCGCGGCGGCGCTTGCCGACAGGATTGTCAAGCACGATACGGCCAGCATGGAACGTCACCCGGTTCACCGGCCTCCCCCCGCCGCGCTCGTGTCCGCGCTGGTGCGCGCCGGCGTGTCCGTCAGCACGGCGATGGCGATGGAGCGATGGAAGGCCCAGGAGGTGCTCGACCTGCTCGGTGGCGGCTCGCCCGCGGGGCGGGGTGGAGAGGAGGGCTCGGCCCGGCCCGCGTGATAGAATTGGCACTCGCCGCTGGTGAGTGCTAACCGGGGGGTGCGAGCGGACCGTGGACTTCGAGCTGACCCTCGACGCGC containing:
- the hemW gene encoding radical SAM family heme chaperone HemW yields the protein MTAGVRSLYLHIPFCERKCEYCDFASVAGRRGEAAYVEALRGEIRRLAAALPGTELDTVFIGGGTPGLIEPARLRSVLDEVRSGFALTPGAEVTIEANPSSTGAERAAAWREAGCTRVSLGVQSLEPDVLTFLGRVHGPERALAAVGEVRAGGFERLSCDLIYAVPGLDDARWSATVERVLELDPGHLSCYELTVEEGTPLHRSVGRGAVRVVDADTALRQHWIAVDLAAAAGYRQYEVSNLARPGAECRHNLVYWGNHHYLAAGCGAHGHLPPEAARSLGLVDDPGDAVAVRYWHVRSPDRFTAIAGAGRLPVEGIELVGAAAHEAERVMVGLRLAAGVRLAGEGAHREASALAARGLLDWDGDTARATRRGQEVLNAVVERLVEAG